The proteins below are encoded in one region of Tolumonas auensis DSM 9187:
- the dgcA gene encoding N-acetyl-D-Glu racemase DgcA, with protein MSMEIRVFSESWPIRGSFTISRGSKTAAEVVVVELTQQGVTGRGECVPYARYGESVQGVIAQIETLIPAIRDGLDREGLQSALVAGAARNAIDCAFWDLESKQHRQRIWQRLNKTEPQALLTAYTLSLDTPENMQKAAEENAFRPLLKLKLAGAGDLARVAAVRKGSPSARIIVDANEGWNEQLYRELIPELQKLGVEMIEQPLPAGEDAILASLPRPIPICADESCHDSSTLNELIGRYDMINIKLDKTGGLTEALILREQAEAAGLKIMVGCMLASSLAMAPAFVVAQGAQVVDLDGPLLLQKDRKPGFDYSGNLMHAPDAALWG; from the coding sequence ATGAGTATGGAAATCCGGGTATTTAGCGAAAGCTGGCCGATCCGAGGCTCATTCACCATCTCGCGCGGCAGCAAGACTGCCGCCGAAGTGGTGGTGGTGGAACTCACGCAGCAGGGCGTCACCGGGCGCGGGGAATGTGTACCGTATGCCCGTTACGGCGAATCAGTGCAGGGCGTGATTGCCCAGATCGAAACGCTGATCCCAGCTATTCGCGATGGTTTAGATCGCGAGGGATTGCAATCGGCGCTGGTGGCCGGTGCGGCTCGTAATGCCATTGATTGCGCATTCTGGGATCTGGAAAGCAAACAACACCGGCAACGCATCTGGCAACGCCTGAATAAAACAGAACCCCAGGCGTTACTGACGGCTTACACATTGTCGCTGGATACGCCGGAAAACATGCAGAAGGCTGCCGAAGAAAACGCATTCCGCCCACTGCTGAAACTGAAGCTGGCTGGTGCCGGTGATCTGGCGCGGGTTGCTGCGGTGCGTAAAGGTTCACCTTCCGCCCGGATCATCGTCGATGCCAATGAAGGCTGGAACGAGCAGCTTTATCGTGAGCTGATCCCTGAATTGCAAAAGCTGGGAGTGGAAATGATTGAACAGCCACTGCCAGCAGGTGAGGACGCCATTCTGGCTTCTTTACCTCGCCCGATCCCGATTTGTGCCGACGAATCTTGTCATGACAGCTCGACATTAAATGAGCTGATTGGCCGTTATGACATGATCAATATCAAACTGGATAAAACCGGCGGTCTGACGGAAGCGCTGATTTTACGTGAACAAGCGGAAGCTGCGGGTCTGAAGATCATGGTCGGTTGCATGCTGGCCTCGTCACTGGCAATGGCACCGGCATTTGTGGTGGCGCAAGGCGCGCAGGTCGTTGATCTGGATGGCCCGTTATTGCTGCAAAAAGATCGTAAACCCGGTTTTGATTATTCCGGCAACCTGATGCATGCACCCGATGCGGCATTGTGGGGCTAG
- a CDS encoding D-amino-acid transaminase: MSRIVYVDGQYVNEADAKISVFDRGFLFADAVYEVTAVLNSKLVEFAGHLERLQRSCRELSLTMPVAPAQLKTIHEELIKKNNLVEGGIYLQISRGNAGDRDFAFPGAEVKPTLVLFTQSRPVIDSPKVKTGIKVVTMPDIRWHRRDIKTVGLLAPCLAKEYAHANDADDAFLVENGFITEGSSSNAYIVLADNTIVTRPLSNDILHGITRKALLVLAARDGIKVEERLFTPDEAYHAKEAFISSATTFVWPVVSIDGKPVGDGKPGPISLRLRDIYVELAKAEVA; this comes from the coding sequence ATGAGTCGTATCGTCTATGTTGATGGTCAGTATGTAAATGAAGCTGATGCCAAAATTTCTGTGTTTGACCGCGGTTTTCTGTTCGCCGATGCCGTGTATGAAGTTACCGCCGTATTGAATAGCAAGCTGGTGGAGTTTGCCGGTCATCTGGAACGGTTACAGCGTTCATGCCGTGAATTATCACTGACCATGCCGGTGGCACCTGCCCAGTTAAAAACTATTCATGAAGAACTGATCAAAAAGAACAATCTGGTGGAAGGCGGTATTTATCTGCAGATCAGCCGTGGTAATGCCGGTGATCGTGATTTTGCTTTTCCCGGTGCCGAAGTTAAACCAACGCTGGTGCTGTTCACACAGTCCCGCCCGGTGATCGACAGCCCGAAAGTCAAAACCGGTATCAAAGTAGTCACCATGCCGGATATCCGCTGGCATCGCCGTGATATCAAAACCGTCGGTTTGCTGGCACCTTGTCTGGCGAAAGAATATGCCCATGCCAATGATGCAGACGACGCCTTCCTGGTGGAAAATGGTTTTATCACTGAAGGCAGCTCCAGCAATGCTTACATTGTACTGGCGGATAACACCATTGTGACTCGTCCGTTAAGCAACGACATCCTGCATGGTATTACCCGTAAAGCGCTGCTGGTACTGGCGGCACGGGATGGCATCAAGGTAGAAGAACGTCTGTTTACGCCTGATGAAGCCTATCATGCCAAAGAAGCGTTTATCAGTTCGGCAACCACCTTTGTCTGGCCGGTGGTCAGTATTGATGGCAAACCGGTGGGTGATGGCAAACCCGGCCCGATCTCTTTGCGTTTGCGTGATATCTATGTGGAACTGGCTAAAGCAGAAGTGGCCTGA
- a CDS encoding alanine/glycine:cation symporter family protein — translation MEYLLNTFNELNGIVWGAPMLVMILGTGLFLMFLLRFIPLRKIGAGFALLWQGRTKADDESGEISPFQALMTCLAATVGTGNIAGVATAIFMGGPGALFWMWCTALVGMATKYSEVVLAVHYREKDKSGEYIGGPMYAIKNGLGKRWVWLGSAFAVFGGLAGFGIGNMVQVNSMALALESTLQVPTWVTGVVTTIIVAMVTLGGVKRIGKVAEALVPFMCVAYVICGLVVLTVNAAEIPHAFELIFTYAFTPVAATGGFAGSVVLMSIRYGVARGVFSNEAGLGTAGIAQAAGTTKSAVRSGLIGMLGTFIDTLIVCSVTGLSIITSGVWTNGQSGAALSAAAFEAAMPGFGGIVLTIALVIFAFTTILGWSYYGEKCWIYLVGTKAVLPFRVLWVVAVPFGAISQLDFAWLVADTLNGMMAIPNLLSLLLLSPVILKLTKEYFAGDEAEETLPVSVNTTSN, via the coding sequence ATGGAATACCTACTTAATACATTTAATGAGCTCAATGGGATAGTCTGGGGCGCCCCTATGCTGGTGATGATCCTGGGTACCGGCCTGTTCCTGATGTTTCTGCTTCGATTTATACCGTTGCGCAAGATTGGTGCCGGGTTTGCGCTGTTGTGGCAGGGGCGTACCAAAGCTGACGACGAAAGCGGTGAGATCAGTCCGTTTCAGGCACTGATGACCTGTCTGGCTGCAACGGTGGGGACCGGTAATATCGCCGGTGTCGCAACCGCTATTTTTATGGGCGGCCCTGGTGCGCTGTTCTGGATGTGGTGCACCGCACTGGTCGGCATGGCCACCAAATATTCAGAAGTCGTGCTGGCGGTACATTATCGCGAAAAAGATAAAAGCGGTGAGTATATCGGCGGCCCGATGTATGCCATCAAAAATGGTCTCGGTAAGCGCTGGGTCTGGTTAGGCTCGGCCTTTGCTGTCTTTGGCGGGCTGGCCGGATTCGGTATCGGCAACATGGTGCAGGTCAACAGTATGGCGCTGGCACTGGAAAGCACGTTGCAGGTACCCACCTGGGTGACCGGTGTGGTGACAACGATCATTGTTGCTATGGTGACACTCGGCGGTGTGAAGCGTATCGGGAAAGTTGCGGAAGCACTGGTGCCGTTTATGTGTGTGGCTTACGTGATCTGTGGTCTGGTCGTGCTGACTGTTAATGCCGCTGAGATCCCGCATGCATTTGAACTGATCTTTACCTATGCGTTTACGCCGGTAGCGGCAACAGGCGGTTTTGCCGGTTCGGTCGTGCTGATGTCCATCCGTTACGGCGTAGCGCGAGGTGTCTTTTCTAACGAAGCAGGCTTGGGTACTGCCGGTATTGCGCAGGCAGCCGGTACCACTAAGAGTGCGGTACGTTCCGGTCTGATTGGCATGCTGGGAACCTTCATTGATACTCTGATTGTGTGTTCCGTTACCGGTCTGTCTATTATCACTTCCGGTGTCTGGACGAATGGTCAGAGTGGTGCAGCCTTATCTGCAGCTGCTTTTGAAGCGGCCATGCCGGGATTTGGCGGGATAGTGCTGACTATTGCGCTGGTGATCTTTGCTTTCACCACGATTCTGGGCTGGAGCTACTACGGCGAGAAATGCTGGATCTATCTGGTTGGCACCAAAGCCGTTCTGCCGTTCCGTGTCCTCTGGGTTGTGGCTGTACCGTTCGGTGCGATATCGCAACTGGATTTCGCCTGGTTAGTGGCCGATACCTTAAATGGCATGATGGCAATTCCTAACCTGCTGTCTCTGTTGTTGCTGAGCCCGGTGATTCTGAAACTGACGAAAGAGTACTTTGCGGGTGACGAAGCGGAAGAGACATTACCCGTTTCGGTTAATACAACGAGTAACTAA
- the ahpC gene encoding alkyl hydroperoxide reductase subunit C yields MSLINTEVKTFATNAYHNGKFVPVTSDDLKGKWSVVFFYPADFTFVCPTELGDLADNYAEFQKLGVEIYSVSTDTHFTHKAWHDTSDTIKKIQYPMLADPTGVISRNFDVMIEEEGLALRGTFVINPEGQIKLCEIHDNGIGRDAKELLRKVQAAQYVANHPGEVCPAKWTPGAATLAPSFDLVGKI; encoded by the coding sequence ATGTCTTTGATTAATACCGAAGTTAAAACATTTGCAACCAACGCTTACCACAATGGCAAATTTGTTCCTGTAACCAGCGATGATCTGAAAGGCAAATGGTCAGTTGTATTCTTCTACCCAGCCGATTTCACGTTCGTATGCCCAACTGAACTGGGTGACCTGGCTGACAACTATGCTGAATTCCAGAAACTGGGTGTTGAAATTTACAGTGTGTCTACTGACACTCATTTCACCCACAAAGCATGGCACGATACTTCTGATACCATCAAAAAAATCCAGTATCCAATGCTGGCTGACCCAACAGGCGTTATTTCCCGTAACTTCGACGTTATGATTGAAGAAGAAGGTCTGGCACTGCGCGGTACTTTCGTTATCAATCCGGAAGGCCAGATCAAACTGTGCGAAATCCATGACAACGGCATTGGCCGTGATGCCAAAGAGCTGCTGCGTAAAGTACAGGCTGCTCAATATGTAGCTAACCACCCAGGTGAAGTTTGCCCGGCTAAATGGACTCCGGGTGCAGCCACTCTGGCTCCATCTTTTGATCTGGTTGGCAAGATCTAA
- the ahpF gene encoding alkyl hydroperoxide reductase subunit F has product MLDANVKTQLKGYLANVTHPIEIIASTDDSDSSRELQSLLNDIVEQSDKISLRQSDDPTTRKPSFAINRVGADMGVAFAGLPMGHEFTSLVLALLQVGGHPPKADAELLEQIRNLPGEYNFETYISLTCQNCPDVVQALNLMSVVNPKIRHVMIDGSLFQDEVNARQIMAVPTVYLNGEVFGQGRMGLEEIVAKLDTGSSARAAAKLNEKTPFDVLVVGGGPAGAAAAIYAARKGIRTGVVAERFGGQVLDTMSIENFISVKETEGPKLAMALEQHVKEYDVDIMNLQRAAELVRGPEYVEVKLQSGAVLKSKSVILATGARWREMNVPGEQEYRTKGVAYCPHCDGPLFKGKRVAVIGGGNSGVEAAIDLAGIVAHVTLLEFDSKLRADAVLQSKLRSLPNVTIITEALSTEVLGDGNKVTGLTYTDRATNEGHKIDLEGIFVQIGLLPNTDWLKGSEVELSNRGEIIVGAHGNTSMEGVFAAGDATIVPFKQIIIAMGEGAKASLGAFDYLIRSSAPKA; this is encoded by the coding sequence ATGTTAGACGCAAATGTAAAAACTCAATTAAAAGGCTATCTGGCCAATGTGACTCATCCCATCGAGATCATCGCGTCAACCGATGACAGTGATTCATCTCGCGAGTTGCAATCGCTCTTAAATGATATTGTTGAACAATCCGACAAGATTTCTCTTCGTCAATCCGATGACCCAACCACACGCAAGCCTTCTTTTGCCATAAACCGTGTGGGTGCTGATATGGGCGTTGCCTTTGCCGGTTTGCCGATGGGACACGAATTTACATCGCTGGTACTGGCGTTACTGCAAGTCGGTGGCCATCCGCCGAAAGCAGATGCCGAATTGCTGGAGCAGATCCGCAATTTGCCGGGCGAATACAACTTTGAAACCTATATTTCGCTGACCTGTCAGAACTGCCCGGATGTCGTTCAGGCATTGAATCTGATGTCAGTAGTTAACCCCAAAATTCGTCATGTGATGATCGATGGCTCCCTGTTTCAGGATGAGGTGAATGCACGTCAGATCATGGCTGTACCAACTGTCTATCTGAATGGCGAAGTCTTTGGCCAGGGACGTATGGGCCTGGAAGAGATTGTCGCCAAGTTAGACACCGGTTCGTCAGCGCGTGCGGCGGCAAAACTGAATGAAAAAACGCCGTTTGATGTTCTGGTCGTCGGTGGTGGTCCGGCTGGCGCGGCTGCTGCGATCTATGCGGCCCGTAAAGGTATCCGTACCGGTGTGGTTGCTGAACGTTTCGGCGGTCAGGTGCTGGATACCATGAGTATCGAAAACTTCATTTCTGTGAAAGAAACCGAAGGTCCTAAACTGGCCATGGCGCTGGAGCAACACGTTAAAGAATATGACGTGGATATCATGAATCTGCAGCGTGCTGCCGAGCTGGTTCGTGGGCCGGAGTATGTTGAAGTCAAACTGCAAAGTGGCGCCGTACTGAAGAGTAAATCCGTTATTCTGGCAACCGGCGCCCGCTGGCGCGAAATGAATGTACCAGGTGAGCAAGAGTACCGCACCAAAGGTGTGGCCTACTGTCCGCACTGTGATGGTCCGCTGTTTAAAGGGAAACGCGTTGCGGTTATCGGTGGTGGTAACTCCGGTGTTGAAGCGGCTATCGATCTGGCCGGTATCGTAGCTCATGTCACCTTGCTGGAGTTTGACAGCAAGTTGCGTGCTGATGCGGTATTACAGAGCAAACTGCGCAGTCTGCCGAACGTCACTATTATTACTGAAGCATTATCTACGGAAGTGCTGGGTGATGGTAACAAGGTGACCGGGTTAACTTACACTGACAGAGCAACCAATGAAGGTCACAAAATCGACCTGGAAGGTATTTTTGTTCAAATCGGCCTGCTGCCTAATACCGACTGGCTGAAAGGCAGTGAAGTTGAACTGAGTAATCGTGGTGAGATCATTGTTGGCGCACATGGCAATACGTCGATGGAAGGGGTATTTGCTGCAGGTGACGCGACTATTGTGCCTTTCAAACAAATCATCATTGCGATGGGTGAGGGTGCCAAAGCGTCTTTAGGCGCGTTTGATTACCTGATCCGTTCCTCTGCACCTAAAGCGTAA
- the cspE gene encoding transcription antiterminator/RNA stability regulator CspE gives MSKVNGSVKWFNETKGFGFLSQDNGGKDVFVHFSAIASTGFKTLAEGQAVSFDIEEGQRGPSAVNVTVR, from the coding sequence ATGTCTAAAGTTAACGGTTCAGTTAAGTGGTTCAACGAAACTAAAGGTTTTGGCTTCCTGTCTCAGGACAACGGTGGCAAAGACGTGTTCGTTCACTTCTCAGCTATCGCTTCTACCGGTTTCAAAACCCTGGCTGAAGGCCAAGCGGTATCTTTCGATATCGAAGAAGGTCAACGCGGCCCATCAGCTGTGAACGTAACTGTTCGCTAA
- a CDS encoding phosphohydrolase, protein MNQDNQPLLNDWQQQLENWLEQHHTETDGAHDIAHFRRVWKTARALNQTEGLPGDELVLLAAAYLHDIVSLPKNHPERHLSSRLAAHEACTILQEMDFPQEKLIAVAHAIEAHSFSANLPAETIEAKLLQDADRMEALGAIGLARVFYTSGRMEREMFDPYDPLAKHRPLDDLQYALDHFFVKLYKVADSMQTAAGLEMAKKRRKYLEGYVKQLLREL, encoded by the coding sequence ATGAATCAGGATAATCAGCCCCTTCTCAATGACTGGCAGCAACAACTGGAAAACTGGCTGGAACAACACCATACCGAAACTGATGGTGCCCATGATATTGCGCATTTTCGCCGGGTATGGAAAACAGCCCGTGCGTTAAATCAGACCGAAGGTTTGCCAGGTGATGAACTGGTATTGCTGGCAGCCGCGTATCTGCACGATATTGTCAGTCTGCCGAAAAACCATCCGGAACGGCATTTAAGTTCTCGTTTAGCGGCTCACGAAGCTTGTACCATTTTACAGGAGATGGATTTCCCGCAGGAAAAACTAATCGCAGTTGCTCATGCCATTGAGGCGCATAGCTTTTCAGCGAATCTGCCGGCAGAAACAATAGAAGCAAAATTATTACAGGATGCGGATCGTATGGAAGCGTTAGGCGCTATCGGGCTGGCGCGGGTATTTTACACTTCCGGCCGGATGGAGCGGGAAATGTTTGATCCTTATGACCCATTAGCAAAGCACCGGCCATTAGATGATCTGCAATACGCGCTCGATCATTTCTTTGTGAAACTTTATAAAGTTGCAGATAGCATGCAAACAGCTGCCGGACTAGAAATGGCTAAAAAACGCAGGAAATATCTGGAAGGTTATGTGAAGCAATTATTACGTGAACTTTAA
- the rbsD gene encoding D-ribose pyranase — protein sequence MKKHVLLNAPLSHVIATMGHTDQLVICDAGLPIPAAPERIDLAVSRGVPKFMDVVQAVTAEMQIERVIMAHEFAETSPALHIELVAHLEHLAQEQGRAISFDYVSHDEFKEMTHLSRAVVRTGECTAYANVIFVSGVVF from the coding sequence ATGAAAAAACATGTATTGCTGAATGCGCCGTTATCTCACGTTATTGCCACTATGGGGCACACCGATCAACTGGTGATTTGTGATGCCGGATTACCGATCCCGGCGGCACCGGAGCGGATTGATCTGGCGGTGAGCCGCGGCGTGCCTAAATTTATGGATGTCGTGCAAGCGGTGACGGCTGAAATGCAGATAGAGCGGGTGATCATGGCGCATGAGTTTGCTGAAACCAGTCCGGCGTTACATATTGAGCTGGTTGCACATCTGGAACATCTTGCGCAAGAGCAGGGGCGGGCGATCAGTTTTGACTATGTCAGTCATGATGAGTTCAAGGAAATGACGCATCTGAGCCGTGCGGTAGTACGTACCGGTGAATGTACGGCGTATGCCAACGTGATTTTCGTTTCCGGCGTGGTGTTTTAA